GACTATGCTCGATGGCTCGATCTGGTGATGGGCTGGACGGACACACTCTCGGGTGTCGAAGCGGCGAACATCCTGTGGCGGAGTGCCGCGGTGTTCTATAGGCTGCCCGATTGGACGACGGCAGGGAAGCGAGGTTGACATGGTGCGCGATATCACGCAGGTGAAGCGGATCAGCGTGGTCGATGAGATCGTCGAGCAGCTCACCAGGCGCATCATCTCCGGTGACTGGGCCCCAGGAACGGTACTACCCTCGCTCAGGACACTCGCGGCCGAGACGGGGGTGTCGATGCTGACGGTGCGCGAGGGTATTCGAACACTTCAGGCGAGGGGTCTGGTGGAGACTCGGCACGGCGTTGGGACATTCGTGAGGGCCCTCGACGAGAACGAACGGATCGCACCCTGGATGCTCGGGGCGTCAGAGGCGGACGAGTACCTCGAGCTTATCGAGGCACGCCAGGTCATCGAGTCGGCGATCATCCGATTCGCCGCACAGCGTCGTACTGACGGGCAGCTTCTGCAGCTCGAGGAGATTCTCGCGAGAATGCGAACGGCCCACACCGATGGCGAGGCTTTCCTCGAGGCAGACTCGGAGTTCCACGTTGTGCTCGCCGAAGCGGCTCACAACAGAGTGCTGTTGCGGAGCATGCTCGCAATTCGTGGGCCGATGCGCCGCTTCATGGCGAACCGCAACGTACAGCATCTCGAGACCCACGCGACCCTCGACGGCCCGATCGCCGACCATGAGGAGCTCGTGCAGGTGCTGCGCTCTGGTGTCGCAGACGGACCGCAGGATGCGCTGCAGCGCATCATCGACCGCGCGATCGCGCACCTCGAGCACATCAAGGCGGAGGCATAGCCCGCCTCACGCACGTTCGGCATCGCCTCTGTCGAGCCTGCGTGTTCGGGGAGCCAGCGGGTGAACATCCTCGGAGTATCGGCGGGGGCCCGCCGACTCGGTATTCGGGACTCGGAAACCCAGGGCGAAAGCCGGAGACTCTTCCATCAAGGTGAAGTCGCGGGAACCGGCGTCTGCGAACAGTGGGTCGGCGATGACGGAGTGCGCATCGTGGCCTGCCGCGATCCACTCTCGATCCACGGGCTCCGTGACCGACCATGAAACACCGTCTGTCTTCTCGCCGTTCGCCGCGATGACGGCCCGTTCCCCCGCTGCGGTGTCCCAGAACAGGTTCAGGTCGCTCACAACCGTGTATCTGCGCACGTCACGCGATCCCGGCGTTCCCGCGAACCCGGGAGAGTTCTCGCCGACGATCACGTTGCGCTCGCACGTGAACGACACCGAACTCTCCGGTCGGGTGATCGACAGCTGGCCCTGCCCCCCGTACGCGAAGATGTTGTACCGCAGCGTGTTCTCGCGGCCGTAGTGATGGTGGCAACACTGGCTGGAGACGTCGTGCACGACGTTGCCCTCGACCACGACGTGGCTCGACCCTTCATCGAGGTAGATGCCCCAACCACCGTAGTTTGCGCAGGCGATGTCGTGAATGTGATTGCCGCGCACTCGGGTGCCTGGTGCGATGCCAAGCAGATAGACGCCGCCCATGTCGTTGAGCAGTCCACGCCCGAGGTCATGGATGTGGTTCGCCTCGATCAGGTTCGAGTGCGACGGGTTCTCCTCGTAGTCCCAGACCCAGCCGACCGAGACGCCCGTGTAGAAGAAGTCACGGATGTGGTTGTGCGCAATTGTGTTGTGTGAGCCATGCATGAAGAGCACGGCCACAGCGTGCGGGTACGCGTGCCCTCCCGAACGGATCTCGTTGTCGATGACCGTATTCGCTCGAGTGAAACCGTTCGACGCGGGGTCGGCGTCACCGCCGGCCTTGATCGCTCCGGCGCCGAGGTCTGTGAATGTTGAAGCCGCGATGAGGTTGCCCCGGCATCCGGGCCCGAGACTGATCGCATAGCCTCCGACGTGCTCGACGGAACCGAGGACAAAAGCGCAGGAGCGTGCACCGATGAATTCTATTGCCGCAGGAACTTCGGATGCCGCCTGCACGCCGGCGGCATAGTCGACGTCTCGCGGCAAGACCGGGTCTTCGCGCACGCCGTACGGCGGGCGCGAAGATGGCGCTTCGAGCCAGTCGGCGTACCTGAAATCGATCCCTTCGAATCGGATTTCGTTCGCGTAGCTGTCGATGGCAGGTTCGCCGGCGATCACGACGAATCGGTCGATGCACGGAACAAGTGCTCGGTGTTCGTCGATCCGCTCGCCGTCGCGCGGCACGTAGAGTAGCCGGCACCGGCCGGGCTCTTCGGACTCGCCGTCGAGCTTCACGACCCCGTGCCTGTCCAGATACCACTCACCTGGCATGTCGCCGAGCGTGTCGACGACGTTCTCGAGAAAGTAACGCGCGAACCTCCGGGCGGCGTCATCACGCAATGCAAAGATGCTGCGCGTGGTGCTGTGCACGACGTTTGACTCCCGGTCGACTGAGGCGATCGCCATCCGCTCTTGCAGCCAGTAGTGCGGTACCACGGCCTCGACGCTTGACTCGTCGGTCAAGTCTGGAATATCGTCCGGCACGAAGCCGAAGCGGTCGGCCCCATCGAACAGTGTGGCGACGAAGTCGGCGGTAACGTCGAGCCCCTTCTGCTCGGCAATCCGAAGGAATCCCTCGCGTGGGTAGCGCGGTCGCGGACGTCGTTCGCCGTTGACGAAGAGTGATCGGGCCAGGTGTGTGGGAGCGTCCGCGACCCAGATCGCTGTGCCGCGGAATACGGCAGGCGACCAATTCGTAATCTCCTGTGCGCCCTCGATGATCGTCGGCTCGTCCGGTTCCCACGCACAAATCGACGTGTAGGAGTCGGCCGACGTCAGAGTCAGTGTCTCGTGTTGTCGATAGGTGCCTGGGTGTACCCAAACGGCAGCGCGCTGCCCTGGAGTACGCTGCCGTCGCACGATTTGCATGGCTGCAGCGAGGCTAGGCACGGGGTATCCGACTGACCCGTTGCCGTATGGCGAACCGATGGTGCTTACGTGGATGTCGATTCGATCGGAGTACATAGCAGCTCCTTTGTGTACGTGCCCAAGTGTGTACTTCCCCGGCACTAGATACGATCCGGAATCCCAGTGCAAGAGTTAAGGATATCAGAACAGTTCTCTGTGATCGCCGTCGGGGTGTTCAACGTGGGATTGCTCGCGCAGGCGTGGCCTGCGGGTGACGCAATGTCCGACTACGAGGATGCACCTGCCGAACTGATCCGGCGCGCAAGCCGCGTTGCGGACGTGTGCGAGAGTAACGGCGTCACCCATCACGGGGACGTTGGAAACGGATTGAACCTGTCTGCGAACGACCACGGCCATTGGTCACGTAGTCTCGGCCAGCGGGCGCGCAAGGATCTCCCCAATTTACGGTGTGGTGGTAGTGGCATGCGGCCTGTATGTTGAGTCTGCCCCTGGCGGTTGGTGTCATCGTTTGAATGCCGTAAACGATCACGTGATGATGTTGCGACGTTTGTATGCTTCCGTGTCAGATGTGGGTGGCTGACCACCTGTAGTCAACTCGCGACCGCTGATGCGATTCGGGACGACGCGGTCGTCATATGCGTGGCCATCGCCGAGGCGGCGGCGTCCTCATCCCCGGCGCAGACGGCACGATATACCGCGTCATGCTCTGCGACGGCAGTGAGCGCCTCATCGGTGCCGTGCACGGCACGATCGGCGTACACCTGCAGCAGGGAGCGGGCGACGTGCAGTAGGTCGATCAGCACGGCATTGTTCGCCGCTGCGGCGAGCGTGCGGTGGAACTCGCTGTCGGCCTGGGCGAACGCTTTGAGGTCGGCAAGCGACTTCCGCATCCGCTCGAGCTGTATGCCCAGGTCATCGCATACTGCGGGATCGGAGCGTCCGGCGGCCAGGCGCGTGACGTGAATCTCCAACCCGGAACGCAACTCAAGCAACTCCGCAGTGTTGCGCTCGCCGATCAACAGCCCCCAGCGCAGTGTCTGGGGCAGCAGTTCGCTGGCGTTTCCGCGGAGGTAGGTACCGGAGCCCGGTCGCACGTCGACGATTCCGAGAATCTCGAGTGCAGCAAGTGCTTCGCGCACTGCGGACCGCCCGACGCCGAGGATCTCCGCGAGCTGCCGCTCCGGGGGCAGCCGGGTTCCGGGTGCAATCGATCCGCTGGTGAAAAGGTCGAGCAGTCGCCGCGCCACCGCTGAGACGGGTGTGCTGGAGGGCAGTGCGTCGAGGGCGGATGCGATGTCACTCGAACGGTCACCGGCGTAGGCGGGCATGAGAAAAACCTACAACATAAAGCTATTCGCAGGACTTGTAATTGGTCAACCGGTTTGTCAGAATGAGAGAACGGCATGCTTCCCGCCGTTATCGATGTTGAGACAGATCAGGAGTCAATGTGGACCAATCATCCACCGCCACGGCAACGGATGTGCGTGAGTGCTCCGGAGTCGCGAAGTCGACAATACGCGCGGTCACGTGGACCCGAGCGGACACGACCGACACATTCGAGAATGACCTGGTCTCCGCGATCCTCATGGTGCTGCTGGCACGCCGAGACCGGCACATCCGCGCTGCGTCGACCGAACCTGGGGTCACAGCGGAGCCGCGCCCGTGACACGACTCTGGAACGACCCCGCGGACTTCGCCGACGAGATGATCGACGGGTTCGTCGCCGCCAACGCCCGGCACGTGCGCCGTGTCCCCGGCGGAGTGGTCCGAAGCACGGTCATCCTGCCAGGGCAGGTCGCACTCGTGATCGGCGGCGGATCGGGGCACTATCCGGCGTTTGGCGGGCTCGTTGGGCCGGGACTGGCACACGGCGCGGCCATGGGCAACCTCTTCGCCTCCCCATCGACGCAGCAGATCCTCTCGGTCGCCCGGGCGGCACACCGCGGCGGCGGGGTGCTGTTCGGCTATGGCAACTACGCCGGCGACGTGCTGAACTTCGACGCGGCCGCGCAGCGGCTGGGTGAGGAGGGCATCGCCTGCCAGAGTGTCGCTGTGACCGATGACATCGTCAGCGCATCGGCGTGCGAGCGACACAAACGCCGCGGTATCACCGGAGATCTGACCGTGTTCCGCATCGCCGCCGCGGCCGCAGAGGCAGGTGCGAACCTCGAAGAGGTATCCCGGCTCGCCACCCTCACCAACGAGCGCACCCGGTCCATCGGCGTTGCTTTCACCGGCTGCACTCTGCCGGGAGCGAGCGAACCGCTGTTCACCGTTCCCGTCGGCCGGATGGCGGTCGGGCTCGGCATCCACGGCGAGCCGGGCATTGACGAGACCGACATCCCCACGGCGGACGGCCTTGCCGAGCTATTCGTCTCGCGCCTGCTGGCAGAGGCGCCTGACGGCGTGCCGATTCGGGGCGCGCGGGTGGTGCCGATTCTGAACGGCCTGGGCTCTCTCAAATACGAGGAGCTGTTCGTCGTCTATCGGCGGGTCGCGCAGTTGCTGGAGGATGCCGGTGCCGAGATCGTCGACCCGCACGTCGGCGAGTACTGCACGAGCTTCGACATGACAGGCGGCTCGCTGACCCTTTTCTGGCTGGATGATGAGCTCGAGCAGTTGTGGGACACGCCGGTTGACACTGCGGCGTACCGCCGCGGGTCCGTTCCCCCGCGAGAGCAGGCAGACGCTGACGGGAACGCAGACGGGAAGGTCGAGGCTTTCCCCGTCGCCGACAAGGCCTCGCGCGAGACTGCGCAAACCGTCGTGGCGGCTCTGGAGGCGATCGTCGCGACCGTGGACGAGAACGTCGACGAGTTCGGGCGGATCGATGCGATCGCCGGCGACGGCGACCACGGCATCGGAATGCAGCGCGGCTCGCACGCGGCCTTAGCTGCGGCCCGGGCCGCGGCGGCCGCGACTGCGGGCGCCGGTACCGTCCTGGGCAAAGCGGCGGATGCCTGGTCCGACCGGGCAGGCGGCACGTCCGGGGCGCTGTGGGGCGTCATCCTGTCGGCCTTGGCCGCTCGGCTCGGCGACGAGGGCACACCGGAGAATGCTGCCGTCGCCGCCGGAGTCGCCGCCGGCATGGCCGGCGTGATGGCCTTCGGCAAGGCGCAGGTTGGCGACAAGACCATGCTCGATTCGCTCGTGCCGTTCAGCAGAGCCCTGACCGGCGCCGTCGACGCAGGCGCCGAGCTGGCCGAGGCGTGGCGCGCGGCAGCAGCCGCGGCGACCGCGGCCGCGGCGGCCACCACCGATCTGCTGCCACGGATGGGACGCGCTCGCCTGCACGCACACAAGAGCCTCGGCATCCCCGATCCGGGTGCCCACTCCTTCGCCCTCATCGTCACGGCCGTGGCAGACGTCGTCGCGGTCACCACCACCGAAAGGAACCACAGATGACCGAACCGCTGCGGATCGTCGTCGGCAGCGACGACGCCGGCTTCGACTACAAGGAGATCCTTAAGAAGGACCTTCAACAGAACCCGGGCGTGGCATCCGTTCTGGATGTCGGTGTCGATGTGTCGGGGCACACGCCCTATCCGAAGGTCGCGATCGAGGCCGCACAGCGCGTGGCGTCCGGCGAGGCAGACCGGGCCCTGCTGATCTGCGGAACCGGACTCGGCGTCGCCATCGCAGCGAACAAGGTGCCCGGGATCCGCGCCGTCACCGCTCACGACAGCTTCTCGGTGGAGCGCGGCGTCCTCTCCAACGACGCCCAGGTGCTCGCCATGGGTCAGCGCGTCGTCGGCATCGGGCTGGCGCGCCGGCTCGTGCGCGAGTGGCTGACCTACCGGTTCGACCCGACCTCCGCCTCCGCCGCCAAGGTCGCCGTAATCGGCGACTACGAGACGACCGGATCCTGCTGATGGCACCGATCACGGTGGGCGTGAGCCTGAAGATGTACTTCGGTCATCGCCGGGGCGCGGAATGGTGCGCGGCGGTCGCTGACCTGGCTCGCACCCACCCAGCCGTGGTCGCCGGCGCCGTCGAGTTGTTCGTCGTCCCCGGGTATCTGCAGATCCTGCCCGCGCTCGAGGCGTTCGCCGGCACGACCGTGCGCATCGGCGCCCAGGACGTCGCGGCGGAGGACGCCGGCCCGTTCACCGGGGAGGTGAGCCCGGCCGAACTTGCGGAGCTCGGCGTGCTGCTCGCCGAGATCGGGCACGCCGAACGCCGCCGCCTGTTCTGCGAGACGGATGCCGTCGTCGCCGCGAAGACCGCGGCCGCCTTGCGCAACGGCCTCACCCCCGTGTTGTGCGTCGGCGAGGCCGACCAGGTTCCGCCGACGGAGGCTGCACGGGCCACCGTCACTCAGCTGCAGGCGAGCCTGGACGGCGCGCCGCACGGGGCGGTGATCGTCGCCTACGAGCCGGTCTGGGCGATCGGAGCGCCTGAACCTGCCCCCGACACGCATATCACTACGGTCACGCGGGCGGTGCGGGATGCCGTTCGGATGCTCCCCGGCCGCGCCGGCAGCACCGTCATCTACGGCGGTTCGGCCGGCCCCGGACTGTTCGACCGCATCGGCGAGCACATCGATGGGCTGTTCCTGGGCCGTTTCGCCCACGACCCCGCGACCCTCGCCGCCGTCCTCGACGAGGCGTCCCGTCTCGCATGCTGCTCAGGGGGGCCCTGATGATCGGCCTGGGCAGCTACGCCTTCTTTTGGCAGCAGTCCGTGGATGCGCCCGATCCCCTTTCGCTCATCGGCGCGTTCGAGGCGACGCGTGAGCTTGGCGTCGAGCTTTTCCAGATCTGCGACTACGCCCCGCTCGAAGCGATGACCGACCGCGAGATCCGGGATGCCGCGGCCGCAGCCGGCGGGCTCGGACTCACCGTGCAGCTCGGCACGAAGGGCATCGAGCCGGAGCGACTGTCGCGTTTCCTCGATCATGCGCGACGGTTCGACGCCCGGCTGGTACGCAGCATGCTGCACGGGGCGAACTTCTGGCCGGATCTCGCCGAGG
The Rathayibacter sp. SW19 DNA segment above includes these coding regions:
- a CDS encoding FadR/GntR family transcriptional regulator → MVRDITQVKRISVVDEIVEQLTRRIISGDWAPGTVLPSLRTLAAETGVSMLTVREGIRTLQARGLVETRHGVGTFVRALDENERIAPWMLGASEADEYLELIEARQVIESAIIRFAAQRRTDGQLLQLEEILARMRTAHTDGEAFLEADSEFHVVLAEAAHNRVLLRSMLAIRGPMRRFMANRNVQHLETHATLDGPIADHEELVQVLRSGVADGPQDALQRIIDRAIAHLEHIKAEA
- a CDS encoding right-handed parallel beta-helix repeat-containing protein; the protein is MYSDRIDIHVSTIGSPYGNGSVGYPVPSLAAAMQIVRRQRTPGQRAAVWVHPGTYRQHETLTLTSADSYTSICAWEPDEPTIIEGAQEITNWSPAVFRGTAIWVADAPTHLARSLFVNGERRPRPRYPREGFLRIAEQKGLDVTADFVATLFDGADRFGFVPDDIPDLTDESSVEAVVPHYWLQERMAIASVDRESNVVHSTTRSIFALRDDAARRFARYFLENVVDTLGDMPGEWYLDRHGVVKLDGESEEPGRCRLLYVPRDGERIDEHRALVPCIDRFVVIAGEPAIDSYANEIRFEGIDFRYADWLEAPSSRPPYGVREDPVLPRDVDYAAGVQAASEVPAAIEFIGARSCAFVLGSVEHVGGYAISLGPGCRGNLIAASTFTDLGAGAIKAGGDADPASNGFTRANTVIDNEIRSGGHAYPHAVAVLFMHGSHNTIAHNHIRDFFYTGVSVGWVWDYEENPSHSNLIEANHIHDLGRGLLNDMGGVYLLGIAPGTRVRGNHIHDIACANYGGWGIYLDEGSSHVVVEGNVVHDVSSQCCHHHYGRENTLRYNIFAYGGQGQLSITRPESSVSFTCERNVIVGENSPGFAGTPGSRDVRRYTVVSDLNLFWDTAAGERAVIAANGEKTDGVSWSVTEPVDREWIAAGHDAHSVIADPLFADAGSRDFTLMEESPAFALGFRVPNTESAGPRRYSEDVHPLAPRTRRLDRGDAERA
- a CDS encoding FadR/GntR family transcriptional regulator; amino-acid sequence: MPAYAGDRSSDIASALDALPSSTPVSAVARRLLDLFTSGSIAPGTRLPPERQLAEILGVGRSAVREALAALEILGIVDVRPGSGTYLRGNASELLPQTLRWGLLIGERNTAELLELRSGLEIHVTRLAAGRSDPAVCDDLGIQLERMRKSLADLKAFAQADSEFHRTLAAAANNAVLIDLLHVARSLLQVYADRAVHGTDEALTAVAEHDAVYRAVCAGDEDAAASAMATHMTTASSRIASAVAS
- a CDS encoding dihydroxyacetone kinase family protein — encoded protein: MTRLWNDPADFADEMIDGFVAANARHVRRVPGGVVRSTVILPGQVALVIGGGSGHYPAFGGLVGPGLAHGAAMGNLFASPSTQQILSVARAAHRGGGVLFGYGNYAGDVLNFDAAAQRLGEEGIACQSVAVTDDIVSASACERHKRRGITGDLTVFRIAAAAAEAGANLEEVSRLATLTNERTRSIGVAFTGCTLPGASEPLFTVPVGRMAVGLGIHGEPGIDETDIPTADGLAELFVSRLLAEAPDGVPIRGARVVPILNGLGSLKYEELFVVYRRVAQLLEDAGAEIVDPHVGEYCTSFDMTGGSLTLFWLDDELEQLWDTPVDTAAYRRGSVPPREQADADGNADGKVEAFPVADKASRETAQTVVAALEAIVATVDENVDEFGRIDAIAGDGDHGIGMQRGSHAALAAARAAAAATAGAGTVLGKAADAWSDRAGGTSGALWGVILSALAARLGDEGTPENAAVAAGVAAGMAGVMAFGKAQVGDKTMLDSLVPFSRALTGAVDAGAELAEAWRAAAAAATAAAAATTDLLPRMGRARLHAHKSLGIPDPGAHSFALIVTAVADVVAVTTTERNHR
- a CDS encoding ribose-5-phosphate isomerase; protein product: MTEPLRIVVGSDDAGFDYKEILKKDLQQNPGVASVLDVGVDVSGHTPYPKVAIEAAQRVASGEADRALLICGTGLGVAIAANKVPGIRAVTAHDSFSVERGVLSNDAQVLAMGQRVVGIGLARRLVREWLTYRFDPTSASAAKVAVIGDYETTGSC
- a CDS encoding triose-phosphate isomerase family protein translates to MAPITVGVSLKMYFGHRRGAEWCAAVADLARTHPAVVAGAVELFVVPGYLQILPALEAFAGTTVRIGAQDVAAEDAGPFTGEVSPAELAELGVLLAEIGHAERRRLFCETDAVVAAKTAAALRNGLTPVLCVGEADQVPPTEAARATVTQLQASLDGAPHGAVIVAYEPVWAIGAPEPAPDTHITTVTRAVRDAVRMLPGRAGSTVIYGGSAGPGLFDRIGEHIDGLFLGRFAHDPATLAAVLDEASRLACCSGGP